From the Ignavibacteria bacterium genome, the window CTCGGTGAGCGAAGTCCGCTCGACGGAAAGATCGAAATGAACTCCGGATTTGCGAGGAACGTGATGGCAAGCGTTCCGATCCAAAACACCGGTAACGAGTACAATGCGAACAGGACGAAGGTCGATATTCTGTCGGCCACAGTTCCCGGATGCGTTGCACTGTAGATACCTAGCGGCACGGCAATAAGGTAAGCCAGAATGATGGCGATCAGGTTCATCGTAAGTGTAACAGGGACTCGTTCCACCATCTTGTCAAAGACAGGTCGGTTGTCTTGGAAGGACTTACCGAAGTCCGGCTTCCCCGTAAAGGATGCGGCAGACCAATGCGTGCCTTGCGGTGTGAACACGCCCGACATATCGAAACACATCAGACCACCGGTCCAGATCGCATACTGCTGCCAGATCGGCTTATCGAGGTGCCATTGCTGTCGGATCAGCTCTATGGTCTTTTCATTGAGGGTGCTGCGTCCGCTTACGCCGCCCTCAGCCCCCTGACCAACCTTTGCGGCTGCCGGATCACCCGGTGCCAGCCTACTCACTGCGAACGAGATCACCGTTATGATGAATAACGTTGGAATGAACAGGAGTACGCGCTTAACGAGATATCGCCACATAGGGGGCGAAGTTACGGAGATACGGAGTTACGGAGATACGGAGATACGGAGATACGGAGATACGGAGATACAGAGTTACAG encodes:
- a CDS encoding ABC transporter permease, with amino-acid sequence MWRYLVKRVLLFIPTLFIITVISFAVSRLAPGDPAAAKVGQGAEGGVSGRSTLNEKTIELIRQQWHLDKPIWQQYAIWTGGLMCFDMSGVFTPQGTHWSAASFTGKPDFGKSFQDNRPVFDKMVERVPVTLTMNLIAIILAYLIAVPLGIYSATHPGTVADRISTFVLFALYSLPVFWIGTLAITFLANPEFISIFPSSGLRSPSFSVNWSLWKKLADYSWHLALPMIVYVYADFAFISRQMRSSMLEVIRQDYVRTARAKGLGERAVVYRHALRNALIPLITLVAALIPNLIGGSVIIESIFSIPGMGELSFRGLVARDYPMIMAVFTVSAVLTLAGMLVADILYSFADPRISYGKKAA